In a genomic window of Glycine max cultivar Williams 82 chromosome 13, Glycine_max_v4.0, whole genome shotgun sequence:
- the LOC100801388 gene encoding probable glycerol-3-phosphate acyltransferase 2 — MNPNYSKMRTISLVQKKAKPGNNETLVFNFEGTLLRSTSLFPYFMLVAFEAGGVLRSLILFLSYPLVWLVGEDQLGLKIMVFLSFFGLRKDTFRTGSAVLPKFFLEDVGWEGFEAAMCCEKKVASSKLPRVMVENFLKDYLGVDAVIARDLKSFKGFLLGVFENKPIKIPSCKVNGGTKGSNINNSIDIIDNHVEYIDQEELFQLFKEVYIADERRNWHVLPRERYPKPLIFHDGRLALRPTLASSVALFIWLPFGLVLSLLRFTIGIALPLNVSAPILALTGTRTTVSRPQSASLSLVHYEQNQKGMLYVCNHRTLLDPLYVAIVLGKPLSAVTYSLSRLSEIVSPIRTIRLTRDRVKDREIMDKMLTQGNLVVCPEGTTCREPYLLRFSPLFSELTDNIVPVAVDVKVSMFYGTTASGYKCLDPFFHFMNPNPSYFIKFLGMLPQSQTCQGGGMPKIEVANFVQNEICNALGFACTNLTRRDKYLVLAGNEGVSPSNDCNQ; from the exons ATGAACCCCAACTACAGCAAAATGAGAACCATTTCTTTAGTCCAGAAAAAAGCAAAACCGGGAAATAATGAAACACTAGTCTTTAATTTTGAGGGTACTCTGTTACGATCCACTTCATTGTTCCCTTACTTCATGCTGGTTGCTTTTGAAGCTGGTGGGGTATTAAGATCTCTCATCTTGTTTCTTTCATACCCTTTGGTGTGGTTGGTGGGTGAAGACCAACTTGGCTTGaagatcatggttttcttgagCTTCTTTGGCCTCAGAAAGGACACATTCAGAACAGGATCAGCTGTTCTGCCAAAATTCTTCTTAGAAGATGTTGGATGGGAAGGCTTTGAAGCTGCAATGTGTTGTGAGAAGAAAGTGGCATCTAGTAAGTTGCCAAGGGTCATGGTTGAAAATTTCCTGAAGGATTATTTAGGGGTTGATGCTGTTATAGCAAGAGACTTGAAGTCCTTTAAGGGTTTCTTGTTGGGAGTTTTTGAGAATAAGCCAATTAAAATCCCTTCATGTAAAGTTAATGGAGGGACTAAAGggagcaacatcaacaacagtATTGATATTATAGACAACCATGTTGAATATATTGACCAGGAGGAGCTTTTCCAACTATTCAAG gAGGTTTACATAGCTGATGAGAGGAGAAATTGGCATGTTCTTCCAAGAGAGAGGTACCCCAAACCATTGATTTTCCATGATGGAAGATTGGCTTTGAGGCCAACTCTTGCATCTTCTGTTGCTTTGTTCATTTGGTTACCCTTTGGACTAGTTCTTAGCCTCCTCAGATTTACAATAGGCATAGCATTACCCCTCAATGTATCTGCTCCAATATTGGCCCTCACAGGAACAAGAACCACAGTTTCAAGACCCCAAAGTGCTTCTTTGTCTTTGGTCCActatgaacaaaatcaaaagggCATGCTCTATGTGTGCAATCACAGAACCTTGCTTGACCCTCTTTATGTTGCAATTGTTTTAGGAAAACCACTTTCTGCAGTCACATACAGCTTGAGCAGATTGAGTGAAATAGTGTCCCCCATCAGAACTATAAGACTAACAAGGGACAGAGTGAAAGACAGAGAAATAATGGACAAAATGCTGACCCAAGGCAACCTTGTGGTGTGCCCTGAGGGAACAACTTGTAGGGAACCTTATTTGCTAAGGTTTAGTCCTTTGTTTTCTGAGCTCACAGATAACATTGTTCCTGTGGCTGTTGATGTTAAGGTTAGCATGTTCTATGGAACAACAGCTAGTGGGTATAAATGTTTGGACCCCTTTTTCCACTTCATGAATCCAAATCCttcatatttcataaaatttcttGGGATGTTACCACAATCACAAACATGTCAAGGTGGTGGAATGCCCAAGATTGAAGTTGCCAATTTCGTGCAAAATGAGATATGCAATGCTTTGGGGTTTGCATGCACCAACTTGACCAGGAGAGACAAGTATTTGGTCTTGGCAGGTAATGAGGGTGTGAGCCCAAGCAATGATTGCAACCAGTAG